A region of Novipirellula artificiosorum DNA encodes the following proteins:
- a CDS encoding DUF1254 domain-containing protein translates to MKNKRIVVRAIVAVSVTLAGINCWAQSPKLKMTTDIPKSITAPDKVETSLGTLEYFDGVPRPKTVETVYDYLDRSRAVQVFLNSIPAMSVTTLREGQASVGADTCNKICIWDSLMDSESLLLTGNTSTMYAVGFLDLQKDGPSVIDLPPNMLGILDDMEFHYMTDLGVAGPDKGKGGKFLVLPPGYKGDVPDGYFVVPSKTSGVWVFMRGYLDKNQPLGKAIPAASANIRQNLKVYPFAKKSNPPAMEFINVSGRNMNTILPNDYSFFEKLHALIQTEPESYLGPEAKGMMAAIGIEKGKPFNPDARMKKILTDAAAIGNAGARAISYFPRDPGNLLYGKDSTWVMAYADKDTTFTRNGAYRLDPRVLFHFGYICVSPAMAVTVAGKGSDYGLNMLDSNKQVLDGSKTYKLHLPPNPPAKDFWAVTMYDTQTRSQLQTDQQFPTLGSQDKGIKKNADGSYDIYFAPKAPQGQEGNWLQTIPGKSWWIGLRMYGPLQPWINKTWRPGELELVK, encoded by the coding sequence AGGTCGAAACGTCGCTCGGCACGCTTGAGTATTTCGACGGAGTGCCAAGGCCGAAAACGGTGGAGACGGTCTACGACTATCTCGATCGGTCGCGAGCCGTCCAGGTATTTCTCAACTCTATTCCGGCCATGTCCGTAACGACACTTCGTGAAGGTCAGGCGAGCGTTGGTGCAGACACGTGTAACAAAATCTGCATCTGGGATTCGCTGATGGATTCCGAGTCATTACTGCTGACCGGGAATACTTCCACCATGTATGCAGTCGGTTTTCTCGATCTGCAGAAGGATGGCCCATCCGTCATTGATCTTCCGCCGAACATGCTGGGCATCCTCGACGACATGGAATTTCACTACATGACCGACCTGGGCGTGGCCGGTCCCGACAAAGGTAAAGGTGGCAAGTTTCTCGTGCTGCCCCCGGGCTACAAGGGCGACGTGCCCGATGGCTACTTCGTCGTGCCGTCAAAGACCAGCGGCGTGTGGGTTTTCATGCGTGGCTATCTGGACAAAAACCAGCCGCTGGGGAAGGCGATTCCCGCCGCATCAGCCAACATTCGCCAAAATTTGAAGGTGTATCCGTTCGCTAAGAAAAGCAATCCTCCGGCGATGGAGTTCATCAACGTCTCCGGCAGGAACATGAACACGATCCTGCCGAACGACTATAGCTTCTTTGAAAAGCTGCATGCCTTGATCCAAACCGAACCCGAAAGTTACCTCGGGCCGGAAGCGAAAGGCATGATGGCCGCTATCGGTATTGAAAAGGGAAAGCCGTTTAATCCCGATGCGCGGATGAAGAAGATTCTCACCGACGCAGCCGCTATCGGCAACGCCGGCGCTCGTGCCATCAGTTACTTCCCACGCGATCCAGGCAATCTGCTGTATGGCAAAGACAGCACGTGGGTCATGGCCTATGCCGACAAGGATACGACCTTCACTCGCAACGGTGCCTATCGACTTGATCCGCGGGTGCTCTTCCACTTCGGCTACATCTGTGTGTCTCCGGCGATGGCCGTGACGGTTGCCGGCAAAGGGTCGGATTATGGACTGAACATGCTCGATTCAAATAAGCAGGTGCTCGACGGTTCAAAGACCTACAAGTTGCATCTGCCGCCGAATCCGCCCGCCAAAGATTTTTGGGCGGTCACCATGTACGACACGCAAACGCGTTCGCAACTTCAGACCGACCAGCAGTTCCCAACGCTTGGCAGCCAAGACAAAGGCATCAAGAAAAACGCCGACGGTTCGTACGACATTTACTTCGCGCCGAAAGCGCCGCAGGGACAGGAAGGCAACTGGCTGCAAACCATACCCGGAAAGAGCTGGTGGATCGGACTGAGAATGTACGGCCCGCTGCAGCCCTGGATCAACAAAACCTGGCGACCAGGCGAACTGGAACTCGTGAAGTAA
- a CDS encoding amidohydrolase family protein, whose amino-acid sequence MTTETKQFDVVLTGGRVIDPETYRDGIFNVGIVGDTIAAISDQPLQGKEVVDVSGLIVSPGFIDLHAHAQNIASNRVQGSDGVTTALELEAGILPIGEFYDNCAKEGRPINYGASAGWAWARLASMNPEKGKMVPNIAWTFGSFGLKEWTENIPSEKELEQILELTEQGLKEGGIGIGVLHAYCPGAATKELLGLWRLAARYGRPTYTHLQNVSMVEPKSGTASLVELMGLAAATGAHTHVCHLNSVSLHDAKQNVAILKRAQAAGLKVTTEAYVYGAGCSAIAAAEFDPKDVEERMGISWSDLTLVKNMHDFSSKEEFVDARETNPGDAVIVHFLREDDNPQDEAMLDMSVMFPGAGICTDSIPWTDASGSFYEGSQWPLPEGLNSHPRAAGNYCRFLRKWVRERGVMSWMDAIRQASLNSALILDDCVPGMKKKGRLQEGMDADIIVFDPETVTDTATFKDPLQLSKGMQHVIVNGTFLIRDEVLDAKAMPGRAVRAPIRE is encoded by the coding sequence ATGACAACCGAAACCAAACAGTTCGATGTCGTCCTCACCGGCGGACGGGTGATCGACCCGGAAACCTATCGCGATGGGATCTTTAACGTCGGCATCGTCGGCGACACGATCGCGGCCATTTCCGACCAACCGCTGCAGGGTAAAGAGGTTGTCGATGTCTCCGGGCTGATTGTCTCGCCTGGGTTTATCGACCTGCATGCCCACGCCCAGAACATCGCCAGCAATCGGGTTCAGGGCTCCGATGGGGTGACCACGGCGCTTGAATTGGAAGCTGGCATTCTTCCGATCGGGGAATTCTATGACAACTGTGCCAAGGAAGGACGTCCTATAAATTACGGGGCATCGGCAGGATGGGCGTGGGCGCGCCTGGCCAGCATGAACCCTGAAAAGGGAAAGATGGTACCCAACATTGCCTGGACGTTTGGATCTTTTGGCTTGAAGGAATGGACCGAAAACATTCCCAGCGAAAAAGAGCTCGAGCAGATTCTGGAACTCACCGAACAGGGCCTGAAGGAAGGTGGCATCGGCATCGGCGTGCTTCACGCCTACTGCCCGGGCGCGGCGACCAAGGAGTTGCTTGGTTTGTGGAGATTGGCCGCCAGGTACGGACGACCGACATATACCCACCTCCAGAACGTCTCGATGGTCGAGCCCAAAAGCGGCACGGCGTCACTCGTCGAGCTGATGGGGCTGGCCGCCGCGACCGGCGCCCATACTCATGTCTGCCACCTCAATAGTGTGAGTCTGCATGACGCTAAACAGAACGTTGCGATCCTGAAGCGCGCACAGGCGGCCGGACTCAAGGTGACCACCGAGGCCTATGTCTATGGCGCTGGCTGTTCCGCGATTGCCGCAGCAGAGTTCGATCCGAAGGATGTCGAGGAAAGGATGGGGATCTCCTGGTCAGACCTCACTCTGGTGAAGAACATGCACGACTTCTCCAGCAAAGAAGAGTTCGTCGATGCACGTGAGACGAATCCCGGGGACGCAGTGATTGTTCACTTCCTGCGTGAAGACGACAACCCACAGGATGAAGCGATGCTGGACATGTCGGTTATGTTTCCGGGTGCCGGCATCTGCACCGACTCGATTCCCTGGACCGACGCCTCGGGCTCCTTCTACGAAGGCAGCCAATGGCCACTACCTGAAGGCTTGAACAGCCATCCGCGCGCTGCTGGAAACTACTGCCGTTTCCTTCGCAAGTGGGTGCGTGAACGGGGTGTCATGAGTTGGATGGATGCCATCCGCCAGGCGTCGCTCAACAGCGCCCTGATCCTTGACGATTGCGTACCCGGCATGAAGAAAAAGGGGCGTCTGCAGGAAGGCATGGATGCGGACATCATTGTCTTCGATCCGGAGACCGTGACCGATACGGCCACGTTCAAGGACCCGCTTCAGCTCTCCAAAGGCATGCAGCATGTGATCGTCAACGGCACCTTCCTCATTCGTGACGAAGTGCTGGATGCGAAGGCGATGCCAGGCCGCGCGGTGCGTGCCCCGATCCGGGAATAA
- a CDS encoding carcinine hydrolase/isopenicillin-N N-acyltransferase family protein: MAILKNEPVYNFKDGDYCKPHHIVVKGSWKEIGFDLATIGKNEYGVKLLPYYSPLYGKARQEYWAQNWPHVAELQKGVLKAFGHPEDSVEFDGTNLSFDWYDCMRSGLDLGGNTCSGLVLPPEKSEGGAVLVGRNLDFHPAVEWTTTLGKKVPEGAFGACERPVVVEFQPEEGYRSIIASTNELLMGYVDGINEKGLWLSCMHDPAGVGADGSPPGGGDVSGLVVTQLHQLLLTTCATVEEAKEAILKNRVMQTLMNLHIPIVDATGAATVFEIDQKTGAYVFADRVAGEPLFSTNHPVHTYPTPDTFPDVDMTEEHNTFVRQIMLREAYSKMTPPFTLDDAENLINTVHCSFVDSVKACAQAGERTLTNIKADLSKPEIHVRWYLRDVAPVPGTNHMEDKMSDFYTFGF; this comes from the coding sequence ATGGCTATTCTAAAAAATGAACCTGTCTACAACTTCAAAGATGGAGATTACTGCAAGCCCCACCACATCGTGGTGAAGGGAAGTTGGAAAGAGATCGGATTCGATCTCGCCACAATCGGCAAGAACGAATACGGCGTGAAGTTGCTTCCTTACTACAGTCCTCTCTACGGCAAAGCGCGACAGGAGTACTGGGCCCAGAACTGGCCGCACGTGGCCGAATTGCAAAAGGGCGTCTTAAAGGCCTTTGGTCACCCGGAAGATTCCGTCGAGTTTGACGGTACCAACCTGAGTTTCGACTGGTACGACTGCATGCGTTCCGGCCTCGACTTGGGAGGGAACACGTGCTCGGGATTGGTCTTACCCCCAGAGAAGTCGGAGGGCGGAGCTGTTCTTGTGGGCCGCAACCTTGATTTCCATCCGGCGGTCGAGTGGACTACGACTCTGGGAAAAAAAGTGCCAGAAGGCGCGTTTGGCGCGTGCGAGCGACCGGTCGTGGTCGAGTTTCAGCCGGAAGAGGGCTACCGCTCGATCATCGCGTCAACCAATGAATTGTTGATGGGGTACGTGGACGGAATCAACGAAAAGGGGCTCTGGTTGAGCTGCATGCACGATCCCGCAGGAGTCGGCGCCGACGGGAGTCCTCCGGGCGGCGGAGATGTGTCGGGCCTTGTTGTGACGCAACTCCATCAACTGCTGCTCACCACCTGCGCCACGGTGGAAGAAGCCAAAGAAGCGATTCTCAAAAACAGAGTCATGCAGACCTTGATGAACCTGCACATTCCAATTGTGGATGCCACAGGTGCTGCCACAGTCTTTGAGATCGACCAGAAAACCGGGGCCTATGTCTTTGCTGATCGCGTGGCTGGCGAACCGCTTTTCAGCACCAATCATCCGGTCCACACCTATCCGACCCCGGACACCTTCCCCGACGTGGACATGACCGAAGAGCACAACACCTTCGTTCGCCAGATCATGCTCCGGGAAGCATATAGCAAGATGACCCCGCCGTTCACACTGGATGATGCCGAGAACCTGATTAACACAGTTCACTGTTCTTTCGTTGATAGCGTCAAGGCTTGTGCTCAGGCGGGCGAAAGGACCCTGACCAATATCAAGGCCGATCTCTCGAAACCGGAGATTCACGTTAGGTGGTATTTGCGAGATGTGGCGCCCGTTCCCGGAACCAATCACATGGAAGATAAGATGAGCGACTTTTACACCTTTGGCTTCTGA
- a CDS encoding amidohydrolase family protein translates to MHVAKRKQTKNERMATMKQHSEQYDIIITNGRVIDPETGLDAVRNVGINGEKIAAVTQDPIQGKETIDAKGHVVCPGFIDMHFHNTGYAFGQKLALRDGVTTPMELEFGIYPVKPWYEAMAGKSRTNYGASVGSIPIRETIFNPDLDEQYHGYFILDVLHPDKTKTTMKWSKEHATSEQIVQFERMMEEGLQQGSVGVGHAAGYMVDGCSQQEAMIVQKMAGKYGQSSFVHARFSSQMPPTSGLLAFFEMMAPQEVYGGGIVFQHASAQALRDTIPALELFDAAREKGIQVIGEIYPYDYGASIVGADYLVPDNYGPNMGRDYKDIIVISDLEPLTKERYDEIMKTAPLTPAMFYNAQEEDVVKGLAHPSSVVGSDAFAYTDRKTGEIALDWDTPFDSVNGHPRGAGTHARILSWTRERKLDIPLSLAVSKMTYMIAKYLEDNGVPQMADKGRIQEGKDADITIFDPETVQDNATMQDGGLPSSGIPYVLVNGTVMVRNSETVDDVFPGKPIHGTGKIA, encoded by the coding sequence ATTCACGTCGCTAAACGGAAACAAACTAAAAACGAAAGAATGGCGACTATGAAACAACATAGCGAACAATACGACATCATAATCACCAACGGCCGAGTCATCGATCCGGAGACCGGACTCGATGCGGTGCGCAACGTCGGCATCAACGGCGAGAAGATCGCCGCGGTCACCCAGGATCCGATCCAGGGCAAGGAGACCATCGACGCCAAAGGGCACGTGGTCTGCCCCGGGTTCATCGACATGCACTTTCACAACACCGGCTATGCGTTCGGCCAGAAGCTGGCGCTGCGCGACGGGGTGACGACACCCATGGAGCTCGAGTTCGGCATCTATCCGGTCAAACCCTGGTACGAGGCCATGGCAGGCAAGTCGCGGACCAACTACGGGGCCTCCGTCGGTTCGATCCCGATTCGCGAGACCATCTTCAACCCGGACCTCGATGAGCAGTACCACGGCTATTTCATTCTGGATGTGCTCCATCCCGACAAAACGAAGACGACGATGAAGTGGTCCAAGGAGCACGCGACCAGCGAACAGATCGTGCAGTTCGAGCGCATGATGGAGGAAGGGCTGCAGCAGGGATCGGTCGGTGTCGGCCACGCCGCCGGCTACATGGTGGACGGCTGCTCCCAGCAGGAAGCCATGATCGTCCAGAAGATGGCGGGCAAGTACGGCCAGTCGTCCTTTGTCCACGCCCGCTTCTCCAGCCAGATGCCGCCCACGAGCGGCCTGCTCGCCTTCTTCGAGATGATGGCGCCGCAGGAGGTCTACGGTGGAGGCATCGTTTTCCAGCACGCGTCGGCGCAGGCATTGCGAGACACGATCCCCGCGCTGGAGCTTTTCGACGCTGCCCGCGAAAAGGGGATCCAGGTGATCGGCGAGATCTACCCCTATGACTATGGCGCGAGCATCGTCGGCGCGGACTATCTGGTCCCGGATAACTACGGTCCCAACATGGGCCGTGACTACAAGGACATCATCGTGATCTCCGACCTCGAGCCACTCACCAAGGAGCGCTACGACGAAATCATGAAGACGGCGCCCTTGACGCCGGCCATGTTCTACAACGCCCAGGAAGAAGACGTCGTCAAAGGGCTGGCACATCCCTCCTCTGTCGTCGGCAGCGATGCCTTCGCCTATACCGATCGCAAGACGGGCGAGATTGCCCTCGACTGGGACACGCCATTCGATTCGGTCAATGGCCACCCGCGGGGCGCCGGCACGCATGCGCGAATTCTCTCCTGGACACGGGAGAGGAAGCTCGACATCCCGCTTTCGCTCGCCGTCTCGAAGATGACCTACATGATCGCGAAGTATCTCGAGGACAACGGTGTCCCGCAGATGGCGGACAAGGGCCGCATCCAGGAAGGCAAGGACGCGGACATCACGATCTTCGATCCCGAGACGGTCCAGGACAACGCCACGATGCAGGATGGCGGGCTTCCGTCGAGCGGTATCCCGTACGTGCTCGTCAACGGCACCGTGATGGTGCGAAATTCCGAGACGGTGGACGACGTCTTCCCCGGCAAGCCGATTCACGGCACCGGCAAGATCGCATGA
- a CDS encoding CobW family GTP-binding protein has product MNQQGTVAADGPHRSKIPVTLIGGFLGAGKTTLLNHILSGEHGIRAAVLVNDFGAINIDAKLIVGVEGDTVNLANGCVCCTIRDDLIGACLGLLQRPERPEHLFVEMSGVSDPVPVLNTFLETQLALVFAVNSILLVVDAEQLPRLKGDMAHLARSQLGAADIVVLNKVDLVSPDELNHVKNLVQMVTPGSRIIEVVQGQLPLELVFVGGSDAPPPERREDARKREATAHDEAHSHDHVFGTWNWTSDRALSLPKLRSTLEQLPETVYRCKGVVQIEELPRYRYVLQMVGRRYHLEESGFWGTAMPRSEIVLIGGRAGIDPDKLHSAFDACIGIGDESQSPVLRLTRLLAADMPGD; this is encoded by the coding sequence ATGAATCAGCAAGGCACCGTGGCAGCGGATGGCCCGCACCGATCGAAGATCCCGGTCACCCTGATCGGTGGCTTCCTCGGCGCCGGCAAGACGACGTTGCTGAATCACATCCTGAGCGGGGAGCACGGTATTCGGGCTGCGGTGCTGGTGAATGATTTCGGCGCGATCAACATCGACGCCAAGCTCATCGTTGGGGTCGAGGGCGATACGGTCAACCTCGCCAACGGCTGCGTCTGCTGCACCATCCGCGATGACCTGATCGGGGCCTGCCTGGGGCTGCTGCAGCGGCCCGAGCGGCCCGAGCACCTGTTCGTCGAGATGAGCGGCGTGTCGGACCCCGTGCCCGTTCTGAACACCTTTCTGGAAACGCAGCTTGCGCTGGTTTTCGCCGTGAACAGCATCCTGTTGGTGGTCGATGCGGAGCAACTGCCGAGACTGAAGGGCGACATGGCACACCTGGCCCGGTCGCAGCTGGGGGCAGCCGACATTGTCGTGCTGAACAAGGTGGATCTCGTCAGCCCGGACGAGCTCAATCACGTAAAGAACCTGGTGCAGATGGTGACGCCGGGATCACGGATCATCGAAGTCGTGCAGGGGCAGCTGCCGCTGGAGCTGGTCTTTGTCGGCGGCAGTGATGCGCCTCCTCCGGAGCGTCGTGAAGACGCCCGCAAGCGTGAGGCGACTGCGCACGACGAGGCGCATTCCCATGACCATGTGTTCGGCACATGGAACTGGACGAGTGACCGCGCCCTGTCGCTGCCCAAGCTGCGTTCGACATTGGAGCAATTGCCCGAAACGGTTTACCGCTGCAAGGGCGTCGTCCAGATCGAGGAATTGCCCCGGTATCGCTACGTGCTGCAGATGGTGGGCAGGCGCTATCACCTGGAGGAATCCGGCTTCTGGGGAACGGCGATGCCCCGATCCGAAATCGTCCTCATCGGGGGCCGGGCCGGCATCGACCCAGACAAACTGCATTCCGCCTTCGATGCTTGCATCGGGATCGGGGACGAATCGCAATCGCCGGTCCTCCGTCTGACCCGCCTGCTCGCAGCGGATATGCCTGGAGATTGA
- a CDS encoding CobW family GTP-binding protein, which yields MTLIDTELSPIPVTIVAGFLGAGKTTLLNHILSAEHGRRIGVLVNDFGSINVDAELINQVEEGMMTLANGCVCCSIRTDLIQAVLQLAERDDPPEHILIESSGVADPAGVYEAFLQTEIRNSVLVDGVITVVDAVHVLGLPDAEAKLARTQVSGGDLIVLNKTDLVDSDTLSNVKDWIREVKPTVQIFDATFGRIPMEVLLGVEHSHESSPGDHTSSAHHHHDLQFETWSYESSEPMNLGLLQQLLNHLPSTLFRAKGFVYAADKPNSRLLLQLVGRRAVLSVDRPWGDSPPQTRLVFIARSETCDFDAIQRVLESCKEVVKSS from the coding sequence ATGACATTGATTGACACGGAGCTTTCCCCAATCCCGGTCACGATCGTGGCCGGCTTTCTTGGCGCGGGCAAGACTACGCTGCTCAACCACATTCTGTCCGCTGAACATGGCCGTCGGATCGGTGTGCTGGTTAACGACTTTGGCTCGATCAACGTGGACGCGGAACTGATCAATCAAGTCGAGGAAGGGATGATGACGCTGGCCAATGGCTGCGTCTGCTGCAGCATTCGCACCGACCTGATTCAGGCCGTCTTGCAATTGGCCGAGCGAGATGATCCTCCCGAACATATCCTGATTGAATCGAGCGGAGTGGCCGACCCGGCGGGAGTTTACGAAGCGTTCCTGCAAACGGAGATTCGCAACTCCGTGCTCGTTGACGGAGTGATCACCGTCGTCGATGCCGTACATGTCCTCGGACTACCGGACGCGGAAGCGAAACTGGCCCGAACGCAAGTCTCCGGCGGTGATCTGATCGTGCTAAACAAGACGGATCTGGTCGACTCGGATACTTTATCGAACGTCAAAGACTGGATTCGCGAAGTCAAACCAACGGTGCAAATCTTCGACGCGACTTTCGGCCGGATTCCGATGGAGGTGTTGCTCGGAGTCGAGCACTCACACGAGTCTTCTCCCGGCGACCATACTTCGTCCGCGCATCATCATCATGATCTACAGTTCGAGACGTGGTCTTACGAGTCTAGCGAGCCAATGAATCTGGGACTGTTACAGCAGCTGCTGAATCACCTGCCGAGCACACTGTTTCGCGCCAAGGGTTTCGTCTACGCCGCGGACAAACCGAACAGTCGCCTGCTTCTGCAACTCGTCGGCCGCCGCGCCGTCCTGTCGGTCGACAGGCCCTGGGGCGACAGTCCACCCCAGACACGACTGGTCTTCATCGCCAGAAGTGAAACCTGTGATTTCGATGCGATCCAGCGCGTTCTGGAAAGTTGCAAGGAAGTTGTGAAATCATCGTGA